Proteins from a genomic interval of Xanthomonas sp. AM6:
- a CDS encoding 3-deoxy-D-manno-octulosonic acid kinase — MVAFDATEALTPYREGRGYGAILFDRQRLRQAEPALFSAAHWAERARPVDEGGRGGAWFVDAPFGACVLRQYRRGGLAAKVSRDRYLWSGADRTRSFAEFRLMRALIARKLPVPRPLAACYLRQGLRYRAAILMERLEGVRSLADRAHVAGRGAPWEEAGRLIARFHRAGLDHADLNAHNILFDGNGRGWLIDFDRGVLRIPATRWRERNLKRLHRSLLKLRGERSVDEVDKDYARLRRAYDLAWNRGY; from the coding sequence ATGGTTGCATTCGACGCCACCGAAGCGCTGACGCCGTACCGCGAGGGCCGCGGCTATGGCGCCATTCTGTTCGACCGCCAACGACTGCGGCAAGCCGAGCCGGCGCTGTTCTCGGCCGCGCACTGGGCCGAGCGCGCGCGGCCGGTGGACGAGGGCGGCCGCGGCGGCGCCTGGTTCGTCGACGCCCCGTTCGGCGCCTGCGTGCTGCGCCAGTACAGGCGCGGCGGCCTGGCCGCCAAGGTGAGCCGCGACCGCTACCTGTGGTCCGGCGCCGACCGCACCCGCAGCTTCGCCGAGTTCCGGCTGATGCGCGCGCTGATCGCGCGCAAGCTGCCGGTGCCGCGGCCGCTGGCCGCCTGCTACCTGCGCCAGGGGCTGCGCTACCGCGCGGCGATCCTGATGGAGCGGCTGGAGGGCGTGCGCTCGCTGGCCGATCGCGCCCACGTCGCCGGCCGCGGCGCGCCGTGGGAGGAGGCCGGGCGGCTGATCGCGCGCTTCCACCGCGCCGGGCTGGACCATGCCGATCTCAACGCGCACAACATCCTGTTCGACGGCAACGGCCGCGGCTGGCTGATCGATTTCGACCGCGGCGTGCTGCGCATCCCGGCCACGCGCTGGCGCGAGCGCAACCTCAAGCGCCTGCACCGCTCGCTGCTGAAGCTGCGCGGCGAGCGCAGCGTCGACGAGGTCGACAAGGACTACGCGCGCCTGCGCCGCGCCTACGACCTGGCCTGGAACCGGGGCTACTGA
- a CDS encoding glycosyltransferase family 9 protein, translated as MAATLPSLCLLRLSALGDVTHVVPLVRTLQRAWPAAPPLHWIIDKAGHKLLDGLPGVVFHAYDKRSGVAGMRALRRELPPQRFDALLQMQVALRANALSAFVRARRRIGYDRSRSKDLHGLFVNERIPDRPGIHVLDAIGSFCEPLGLRQTEVRWDLPIPEDAHAWARAQWPDDGRPALLISPCSSHVRRNWYADRYAAVADHAAAQGWRVVLCGGRSELERRTADAIVAAMRAPVLDLVGRDTLKQLPALLQRAALVMTPDSGPMHIANAVGSKVLGLHAASNPRRSGPYSDIRYCVDKYDAAARKFLGKPAEQLKWGSKIEFDAVMALIGVDDAIAAFERYRADHGR; from the coding sequence ATGGCAGCAACGCTCCCTTCGCTGTGCCTGTTGCGCCTGTCGGCGCTGGGGGACGTGACCCACGTGGTGCCGCTGGTGCGCACCCTGCAGCGCGCCTGGCCCGCCGCGCCGCCGCTGCACTGGATCATCGACAAGGCCGGGCACAAGCTGCTCGACGGCCTGCCCGGGGTGGTGTTCCACGCCTACGACAAGCGCAGCGGCGTGGCCGGCATGCGCGCGCTGCGCCGCGAACTGCCGCCGCAGCGCTTCGACGCGCTGCTGCAGATGCAGGTGGCGCTGCGCGCCAACGCGCTGTCGGCGTTCGTGCGCGCGCGCCGCCGCATCGGCTACGACCGCAGCCGCTCCAAGGACCTGCACGGCCTGTTCGTCAACGAACGCATCCCCGACCGCCCCGGCATCCACGTGCTCGATGCGATCGGCAGCTTCTGCGAGCCGCTGGGCCTGCGCCAGACCGAGGTGCGCTGGGACCTGCCGATCCCCGAGGACGCGCACGCCTGGGCCCGCGCGCAATGGCCCGACGACGGCCGCCCGGCGCTGCTGATCTCGCCCTGCTCCAGCCATGTGCGCCGCAACTGGTACGCCGACCGCTACGCCGCGGTCGCCGACCATGCCGCCGCGCAGGGCTGGCGGGTGGTGCTGTGCGGCGGGCGCAGCGAGCTGGAGCGCCGCACCGCCGACGCCATCGTCGCGGCCATGCGCGCGCCGGTCCTGGACCTGGTCGGCCGCGACACGCTCAAGCAGCTGCCGGCGCTGTTGCAGCGCGCGGCGCTGGTGATGACTCCCGACTCGGGCCCGATGCACATCGCCAACGCAGTGGGCAGCAAGGTGCTGGGCCTGCATGCGGCCAGCAACCCGCGCCGCAGCGGCCCGTACTCGGACATCCGCTACTGCGTGGACAAGTACGACGCGGCGGCGCGCAAGTTCCTCGGCAAGCCGGCCGAGCAGCTGAAGTGGGGCAGCAAGATCGAATTCGACGCGGTGATGGCGCTGATCGGCGTGGACGACGCCATCGCCGCATTCGAGCGCTACCGCGCCGACCACGGCAGGTAG
- a CDS encoding DUF6165 family protein has protein sequence MSEILAPVSFGELLDKIAILQIKSERIEDAAKLANVRTELSALEKIWMAHPAAGGDIARLRADLKAVNERLWVIEDEIRVKEKAQAFDEEFIKLARSVYYENDERARIKKEINLALGSSYVEEKSYQDYRGTP, from the coding sequence ATGTCCGAAATTCTGGCCCCCGTTTCCTTCGGCGAACTGCTCGACAAGATCGCCATCCTGCAGATCAAGTCCGAGCGCATCGAGGATGCGGCCAAGCTGGCCAACGTGCGCACGGAACTGTCGGCGCTGGAGAAGATCTGGATGGCGCACCCGGCCGCCGGCGGCGACATCGCGCGCCTGCGCGCCGACCTCAAGGCGGTCAACGAGCGCCTGTGGGTGATCGAGGACGAGATCCGGGTCAAGGAGAAGGCGCAGGCCTTCGACGAGGAATTCATCAAGCTCGCGCGCAGCGTGTACTACGAGAACGACGAGCGCGCGCGGATCAAGAAGGAGATCAACCTGGCGCTGGGCTCCAGCTACGTGGAAGAGAAGTCCTACCAGGACTACCGCGGCACGCCGTAG